One Amycolatopsis sp. NBC_00355 genomic window carries:
- a CDS encoding ABC transporter substrate-binding protein: MKTRRAVVAACLMVTSLLLAACGSGSGDSGDGPVTLTFQSLSDQPAAIAQTQKIVGDWNKAHPDVQVKIVQAGWDGVYDKLITQFNAGTAPDIVHYEAASIAPFATDGYLADLTQYLPAEKKADIPKGVLDSVTVDGKVVAFPTELQSYVVFANKTQLQQAGVTIPTGATMSWDQLREIAKATTKDGKFGLGWGLSSPTAAFIALAPGFGGKYFEGTGNDAKLSVGQGEQALPQLVDAMAHQDHSIMPVTLTQSGTKALAPFYAGQIAMTVQGSYQAANIAKDAPKGFDWVVLPPLAGSAGPAQAANPQTLSVNKDSGHVKEAAEFVDFFTSTDNLAAMNEADALIPPTTSARQALTTKLGTKNGWGPILASGQYLTSAPYLFAGKYAQWKDTVATPAYQQFLGQKIDAAGLAKQLEDGWKSVSK, from the coding sequence ATGAAGACACGACGCGCGGTGGTCGCCGCCTGCCTGATGGTCACCAGCCTGCTGCTCGCCGCGTGCGGCAGCGGCAGCGGCGACAGCGGCGACGGGCCGGTCACCCTCACCTTCCAGTCCCTTTCGGACCAGCCGGCCGCGATCGCCCAGACGCAGAAGATCGTCGGCGACTGGAACAAGGCGCACCCGGACGTCCAGGTCAAGATCGTCCAGGCGGGCTGGGACGGCGTCTACGACAAGCTGATCACCCAGTTCAACGCGGGCACCGCGCCGGACATCGTGCACTACGAGGCGGCGAGTATCGCGCCGTTCGCGACCGACGGCTACCTCGCGGACCTGACGCAGTACCTGCCGGCGGAGAAGAAGGCGGACATCCCCAAGGGCGTCCTCGACTCGGTGACGGTCGACGGCAAGGTCGTCGCCTTCCCGACCGAACTGCAGTCCTATGTGGTCTTCGCGAACAAGACCCAGCTGCAGCAGGCCGGCGTCACGATCCCGACCGGTGCCACGATGAGCTGGGACCAGCTGCGGGAGATCGCGAAGGCGACGACCAAGGACGGCAAGTTCGGCCTCGGCTGGGGCCTGTCCAGCCCGACGGCGGCGTTCATCGCGCTCGCGCCGGGCTTCGGCGGGAAGTACTTCGAGGGCACCGGCAACGACGCGAAACTGTCCGTCGGCCAGGGTGAGCAGGCGCTGCCGCAGCTCGTCGACGCGATGGCCCACCAGGACCACTCGATCATGCCGGTCACGCTGACGCAGTCCGGGACGAAGGCCCTCGCGCCGTTCTACGCCGGCCAGATCGCCATGACCGTGCAGGGTTCCTACCAGGCGGCCAACATCGCGAAGGACGCGCCGAAGGGCTTCGACTGGGTCGTGCTGCCGCCGCTGGCCGGGTCGGCCGGGCCCGCGCAGGCCGCCAACCCGCAGACGCTGTCGGTGAACAAGGACTCGGGCCACGTCAAGGAGGCCGCGGAGTTCGTCGACTTCTTCACCAGCACCGACAACCTCGCCGCGATGAACGAGGCCGACGCGCTGATCCCGCCGACGACGTCGGCGCGGCAGGCGCTGACCACGAAGCTCGGCACGAAGAACGGCTGGGGCCCGATCCTCGCCTCCGGTCAGTACCTGACCTCGGCGCCCTACCTCTTCGCCGGCAAGTACGCGCAGTGGAAGGACACCGTCGCGACCCCGGCGTACCAGCAGTTCCTCGGGCAGAAGATCGACGCGGCCGGCTTGGCCAAGCAGCTGGAAGACGGCTGGAAGAGCGTCAGCAAGTGA
- a CDS encoding alpha/beta hydrolase, whose amino-acid sequence MRTPRAPLAAFALPRAERAGTRVVYRDALVAPLPGYRPLLLDLVVPAGAPAAVVVFLDGGALAAGSHKHGRIGDHVTETLVDNGFAVARAQYRLGREAAFPAQLHDVKAAVRWLRRHGDELGVDVGRVAAWGHSAGGYLAAMLAVTADQPALEGDLGVTGESSGLAAAVAWSPPTDFTRIPPPPEGTSLHRTGHDPHDWLPDATASPLLHVSATAAPLHLVHGTDDTGIPIAHSEALVAAYWRAGADADLIRLDGAGHFYSRQKLQQATESGLAFLRERLG is encoded by the coding sequence GTGCGCACCCCCCGTGCTCCCCTGGCCGCGTTCGCCCTTCCCCGAGCCGAGCGCGCCGGGACCCGGGTGGTCTACCGCGACGCGCTCGTCGCCCCGCTGCCCGGCTACCGGCCGCTGCTGCTGGACCTCGTCGTCCCGGCCGGCGCGCCGGCCGCGGTGGTGGTGTTCCTGGACGGCGGGGCGCTCGCGGCCGGGTCGCACAAGCACGGGCGGATCGGCGATCACGTCACGGAAACCTTGGTGGACAACGGTTTCGCGGTCGCGCGGGCGCAGTACCGGCTGGGCCGGGAGGCGGCCTTCCCCGCCCAGCTGCACGACGTCAAGGCCGCCGTCCGCTGGCTCCGCCGGCACGGCGACGAACTCGGCGTGGACGTCGGCCGCGTCGCGGCGTGGGGGCACTCGGCCGGCGGGTACCTCGCCGCGATGCTCGCGGTGACAGCGGACCAGCCGGCACTGGAAGGCGATCTCGGCGTCACCGGCGAGTCGAGCGGGCTCGCCGCGGCGGTCGCCTGGAGCCCGCCGACGGACTTCACGCGCATCCCGCCCCCGCCCGAGGGAACTTCGTTGCACCGCACCGGCCACGACCCGCACGACTGGCTGCCGGACGCGACGGCGAGCCCGCTGCTGCACGTCTCGGCCACCGCCGCCCCGCTGCACCTGGTGCACGGCACCGACGACACCGGCATCCCGATCGCGCACAGCGAAGCGCTCGTCGCGGCGTACTGGCGCGCGGGGGCCGACGCCGACCTCATCCGGCTGGACGGCGCCGGCCACTTCTACAGCCGGCAGAAACTGCAGCAGGCCACCGAATCCGGCCTCGCCTTCCTGCGCGAGCGTCTCGGCTGA
- a CDS encoding ADP-ribosylglycohydrolase family protein, protein MRLTWAQPEDLLAHELVQSAAEGKDVSAVRDRWVAAGGDPVPVVSGAGPGAAELRALARELLDELDALPSAPEPSWDSLGLSAPALPRGGTDRLLGAWTGRAAGCLLGKPVEKIPRAGIEEILRATGRWPLSGWFTAVGLPAEVSARWPWNRRSAPTSLEENIDGMPEDDDLNYPILALTLLETHGRGFGTDDVAQLWLDNLPAGRVFTAERAAYRNILDARADPATYRNPFREWIGALIRADVFGWVCPGDVVSAARMAWTDARLSHTRNGVYGAMWAAALASAAMVCATPDEVLDAAEAVIPAGSALASAVALGRSAALSGDVRVGLDQLHAAYGDLHWVHVLNNAAVIAYALAKGGGEFGPSVSIAVTAGWDTDSAAATVGGVVGALRGVEGIGEYWTKPLDGRIATSLPGGERQIADLAARTAALVEVTS, encoded by the coding sequence GTGAGGCTGACCTGGGCACAGCCGGAGGACCTCCTGGCGCACGAGCTGGTGCAGTCGGCCGCGGAGGGCAAGGACGTCTCGGCGGTCCGGGACCGCTGGGTCGCGGCGGGCGGTGATCCCGTCCCGGTCGTGAGCGGCGCGGGTCCCGGGGCCGCCGAGCTGCGGGCGCTGGCGCGGGAGCTGCTCGACGAACTCGACGCGCTGCCGTCTGCTCCGGAGCCGTCGTGGGATTCGCTCGGCTTGTCGGCGCCGGCCTTGCCGCGCGGCGGGACGGACCGGCTGCTCGGCGCGTGGACCGGCCGGGCCGCCGGGTGCCTGCTGGGCAAGCCGGTGGAGAAGATCCCCCGCGCGGGCATCGAGGAGATCCTCCGCGCGACCGGCCGCTGGCCGCTGTCGGGCTGGTTCACCGCGGTGGGTCTGCCGGCCGAGGTGTCCGCGCGGTGGCCGTGGAACCGGCGTTCGGCCCCGACGTCGCTCGAGGAGAACATCGACGGGATGCCCGAGGACGACGACCTCAACTACCCGATCCTCGCGCTCACCCTGCTGGAGACGCACGGGCGCGGCTTCGGCACGGACGACGTCGCCCAGCTGTGGCTGGACAACCTGCCCGCGGGCCGGGTGTTCACGGCCGAGCGGGCGGCGTACCGCAACATCCTCGACGCCCGCGCGGATCCCGCGACGTACCGGAACCCGTTCCGCGAGTGGATCGGCGCGCTGATCCGCGCGGACGTCTTCGGCTGGGTCTGCCCGGGCGACGTCGTTTCCGCCGCGCGGATGGCGTGGACCGACGCGCGGTTGAGCCACACGCGCAACGGCGTGTACGGCGCGATGTGGGCGGCGGCCTTGGCGTCGGCGGCGATGGTGTGCGCGACGCCGGACGAGGTGCTCGACGCGGCTGAAGCCGTGATCCCGGCGGGGAGCGCATTGGCTTCCGCGGTCGCGCTGGGCCGTTCGGCGGCGTTGTCGGGCGATGTCCGCGTGGGCCTCGACCAGCTGCACGCCGCGTACGGCGACCTGCATTGGGTGCACGTGCTCAACAACGCGGCGGTGATCGCGTACGCGCTGGCCAAGGGCGGGGGAGAGTTCGGCCCGAGTGTCTCGATCGCGGTGACGGCCGGCTGGGACACCGACTCGGCCGCGGCGACGGTCGGGGGAGTGGTCGGCGCGTTGCGCGGGGTCGAGGGCATCGGCGAGTACTGGACAAAGCCCCTGGACGGCCGCATCGCGACGTCGCTGCCCGGCGGGGAGCGGCAGATCGCGGACCTGGCGGCCCGCACGGCGGCGCTGGTGGAGGTGACGTCATGA
- a CDS encoding ADP-ribosylglycohydrolase family protein produces the protein MTWLEDRAVAVITGAAVGDALGGATEGWTPEQIEERHGGRVTGVVGPWYPDWRDARPIAPYHKGDGHITDDTLMTRALVEVYAKRREHLDAYAMAEDLVPLMIGEPRWVPELESTALLLQRVFLAEKWIVARLHYGHVDPREAGVGNVVNCGAAMYVAPVGVVNAGDPRAAYAEAIDLTAAHQSSYGREAAGVLAAMVAAAVAPGASLDDVVAAALDVAHDGTAAALRAVVDEFGGRTAAPATDDEERALAALVRETVAPFDSVGPHYRQMSMDARRPSRTKAIEELPAALAFVLAHRGDFRGAVLASVNYGRDADSIAVMAAALCAGLGGTAVVPKEWVDTVGDASRMDLRETGHLLASAAADILAADRERALARVASLDVLGGAA, from the coding sequence TTGACCTGGCTGGAAGACCGGGCCGTCGCGGTGATCACCGGCGCGGCCGTCGGGGACGCGCTCGGCGGCGCCACCGAAGGGTGGACCCCCGAGCAGATCGAAGAACGGCACGGCGGCCGGGTGACCGGAGTCGTCGGGCCGTGGTACCCGGACTGGCGGGACGCCCGCCCGATCGCGCCGTACCACAAGGGCGACGGGCACATCACCGACGACACCCTCATGACGCGGGCGCTCGTCGAGGTGTACGCGAAGCGCCGCGAACACCTCGACGCGTACGCAATGGCCGAGGACCTGGTGCCGCTGATGATCGGCGAGCCGCGCTGGGTGCCGGAGCTGGAGTCGACGGCGTTGCTGCTGCAGCGGGTGTTCCTCGCGGAGAAGTGGATCGTCGCGAGACTCCACTACGGCCACGTCGACCCGCGGGAAGCCGGCGTGGGCAACGTCGTCAACTGCGGGGCGGCGATGTACGTCGCGCCCGTCGGAGTCGTCAACGCGGGTGACCCGCGGGCCGCGTACGCCGAGGCGATCGACCTGACCGCGGCGCACCAGTCGAGTTACGGCCGCGAGGCGGCGGGCGTGCTGGCCGCGATGGTCGCCGCCGCGGTCGCCCCGGGCGCGTCGCTCGACGACGTCGTCGCGGCGGCGCTCGACGTGGCTCACGACGGGACCGCGGCGGCGCTGCGGGCCGTGGTCGACGAGTTCGGCGGCCGGACCGCCGCCCCGGCCACCGACGACGAAGAACGCGCGCTCGCCGCGCTCGTGCGGGAGACGGTGGCGCCGTTCGATTCGGTGGGGCCGCACTACCGGCAGATGTCGATGGACGCGCGCCGCCCGTCGCGGACCAAGGCGATCGAGGAGCTGCCGGCCGCGCTGGCGTTCGTCCTCGCGCACCGCGGCGACTTCCGCGGCGCGGTGCTCGCCTCGGTGAACTACGGCCGCGACGCCGACTCGATCGCCGTGATGGCGGCGGCGCTCTGCGCGGGCCTCGGTGGCACGGCCGTCGTGCCGAAGGAGTGGGTCGACACGGTCGGCGACGCCAGCCGGATGGACCTGCGCGAGACCGGGCACCTGCTGGCCTCGGCGGCCGCGGACATCCTGGCCGCCGACCGGGAACGCGCTCTCGCCCGCGTGGCGTCCCTCGACGTCCTCGGGGGCGCCGCGTGA
- a CDS encoding LacI family DNA-binding transcriptional regulator: protein MTSTRATLIQVAERAGVSLASTSRALHGSGASPAMVERVRAAAAELGYSADAIGRSLRMKKTFQVAFAVADIGNPVYVEMMRAIHAVLEPHGYRVVVMSTGDTATSTTELVRSLNSGFVDGMIVSPLRTDDRLIAEIQQAPVPVVVIGRALDDRGISSVSTDSAGGIGAAVRHLHTIGRRRLGFLNGPLDTTPGAARQRGFDAATREITFDRADQEIAADFTVTAGLDAARRLLARGRVDALVAANDLLAIGAIRAVRELGLSVPEDVAVTGMDDTEIGRVFQPSLTSVSLGSTERGRAAAEIMLQLADDPDRAVQQIAVGPELVVRESSNPGGV, encoded by the coding sequence ATGACGTCAACACGCGCCACGCTCATCCAGGTGGCCGAGCGCGCGGGGGTCTCCCTGGCCTCCACCTCCCGTGCCCTGCACGGGAGCGGGGCGAGCCCGGCGATGGTCGAGCGCGTCCGGGCCGCGGCCGCCGAGCTCGGGTACAGCGCCGACGCCATCGGGCGCTCGCTGCGGATGAAGAAGACCTTCCAGGTCGCCTTCGCGGTCGCGGACATCGGCAACCCCGTCTACGTCGAGATGATGCGGGCCATCCACGCGGTCCTCGAACCGCACGGCTACCGGGTCGTCGTGATGAGCACCGGCGACACCGCGACGTCGACCACCGAGCTGGTCCGCAGCCTGAACAGCGGCTTCGTCGACGGCATGATCGTCAGCCCGCTGCGCACCGACGACCGGCTGATCGCCGAGATCCAGCAGGCGCCGGTGCCGGTCGTGGTGATCGGGCGGGCCCTCGACGACCGCGGCATCAGCTCGGTCTCCACGGACTCCGCGGGCGGGATCGGCGCGGCCGTCCGTCACCTGCACACCATCGGCCGCCGCCGGCTCGGCTTCCTCAACGGCCCGCTCGACACCACCCCCGGCGCCGCGCGCCAGCGGGGGTTCGACGCCGCCACCCGGGAGATCACCTTCGACCGGGCGGATCAGGAGATCGCCGCCGACTTCACCGTCACCGCCGGGCTCGACGCGGCCCGCCGGCTGCTCGCCCGCGGCCGGGTCGACGCGCTCGTGGCGGCCAACGACCTGCTCGCCATCGGCGCCATCCGGGCCGTGCGCGAACTCGGGCTGTCCGTCCCCGAGGACGTCGCGGTGACCGGGATGGACGACACCGAGATCGGGCGGGTCTTCCAGCCGAGCCTGACCAGCGTCTCCCTCGGCTCGACCGAACGCGGGCGCGCGGCCGCCGAGATCATGCTCCAGCTCGCCGACGACCCGGACCGCGCGGTGCAGCAGATCGCCGTCGGCCCCGAACTCGTGGTGCGCGAGTCCTCGAACCCGGGAGGTGTGTGA
- a CDS encoding SUMF1/EgtB/PvdO family nonheme iron enzyme, with amino-acid sequence MTVPFDPLVPRPIDRPTPVRGPLSEMDEAKIFAAPDDPADVPAWREKLRAWREDARARHGYTGEAYARPGATWAATCYSVAQVWLWDELLYSFDDHRFTPQRFLDDARERFGGLDAVVLWHAYPVIGLDDRNQWDFYRDVPGLQTLVENLHDAGLRVFVDYNPWDVGTRRGADDLTELAALVADLDADGVFLDTLKKAEPEFVERLEAAKPGLVLEGESKLAVERIEDHTASWAQFFADSPVPGVLRAHWYERRHMQHHVRRWHRDHTEELQSAWLNGVGVMVWEVVFGVWVGWSRRDAATVRRMVTVQRAASDLLLDGDWTPLADLAPGLHASSWELDGVTLWTIVNRGDTDYEGALPGLDLLGGVPARGIGAALEIAEGATEPAWLHDLETTPHDPDARFPHRLATRVSPQRTIGEPEPDAVVVPAGPYVLTVRYRARETGMYQGAPYVDEWKPLPPRLHDARTLQREGELVTPVAVAVTEVTNAQFAEFVETTGYQPTQPHRFLAHSGDKDEPVTYVDLDDARAYCAWRGGRLPTEDEWQLAGETGRLGRGTPAVWNWTESEHSDGRTRFVMLKGGSDYRAEGSEWYVEGGRREPAYSVKLLLPGLGLARAATVGFRCAWDVTA; translated from the coding sequence ATGACCGTCCCGTTCGACCCGCTCGTCCCGCGGCCCATCGACCGGCCGACGCCGGTGCGCGGCCCGCTGTCCGAAATGGACGAGGCCAAGATCTTCGCCGCGCCCGACGACCCGGCGGACGTCCCCGCGTGGCGCGAAAAGCTCCGCGCGTGGCGCGAAGACGCGCGAGCCCGCCACGGCTACACCGGCGAGGCCTACGCGCGTCCCGGCGCGACCTGGGCGGCGACCTGCTACAGCGTCGCCCAGGTGTGGCTGTGGGACGAGCTCCTGTACTCGTTCGACGACCACCGGTTCACCCCGCAGCGGTTCCTCGACGACGCCCGCGAGCGCTTCGGCGGCCTCGACGCCGTCGTCCTCTGGCACGCCTACCCGGTGATCGGCCTCGACGACCGCAACCAGTGGGACTTCTACCGCGACGTCCCGGGGCTGCAGACCCTCGTCGAGAACCTGCACGACGCCGGGCTTCGCGTCTTCGTCGACTACAACCCCTGGGACGTCGGCACCCGCCGCGGCGCCGACGACCTCACCGAACTGGCCGCGCTCGTCGCCGACCTCGACGCCGACGGCGTCTTCCTCGACACCCTGAAGAAGGCCGAGCCCGAGTTCGTCGAACGGCTCGAAGCCGCCAAACCGGGGCTCGTCCTGGAGGGCGAGTCGAAGCTCGCGGTCGAGCGGATCGAGGACCACACCGCGTCGTGGGCCCAGTTCTTCGCCGACTCGCCCGTGCCCGGCGTCCTGCGCGCCCACTGGTACGAGCGCCGCCACATGCAGCACCACGTCCGCCGCTGGCACCGCGACCACACCGAAGAACTGCAGTCCGCGTGGCTCAACGGCGTCGGCGTCATGGTCTGGGAGGTGGTCTTCGGCGTGTGGGTCGGCTGGTCCCGCCGGGACGCCGCGACCGTGCGGCGGATGGTGACCGTCCAGCGCGCCGCGAGCGACCTGCTGCTCGACGGCGACTGGACGCCGCTGGCCGACCTGGCACCCGGGCTGCACGCGTCGAGCTGGGAGCTGGACGGCGTGACACTGTGGACGATCGTCAACCGCGGCGACACCGACTACGAGGGTGCGCTGCCGGGCCTCGACCTCCTGGGTGGGGTGCCGGCCCGGGGGATCGGCGCGGCCCTGGAGATCGCCGAGGGTGCGACCGAGCCCGCGTGGCTGCACGACCTGGAGACCACCCCGCACGACCCCGACGCCCGCTTCCCGCACCGGCTCGCGACGCGCGTCAGTCCACAAAGGACCATCGGCGAACCCGAGCCGGACGCCGTCGTCGTCCCGGCCGGACCGTACGTGCTGACCGTCCGCTACCGCGCCCGCGAAACCGGCATGTACCAGGGCGCGCCCTACGTGGACGAATGGAAGCCGCTCCCGCCGCGCCTGCACGACGCCCGGACGCTGCAGCGCGAGGGCGAGCTGGTCACTCCGGTCGCCGTCGCGGTCACCGAAGTGACGAACGCCCAGTTCGCCGAGTTCGTCGAAACCACCGGCTACCAGCCGACGCAGCCCCACCGATTCCTGGCGCACAGTGGCGATAAGGACGAGCCGGTGACCTACGTCGACCTCGACGACGCCCGCGCGTACTGCGCCTGGCGCGGCGGCCGGCTGCCCACCGAGGACGAATGGCAGCTCGCGGGGGAGACCGGTCGCCTCGGGCGCGGCACCCCCGCCGTGTGGAACTGGACCGAAAGCGAACACTCGGACGGACGGACGCGCTTCGTGATGCTCAAGGGCGGCAGCGACTACCGGGCCGAAGGCTCCGAGTGGTACGTCGAGGGCGGCCGCCGCGAACCGGCCTACAGCGTCAAACTCCTGCTGCCCGGACTCGGCCTCGCCCGCGCGGCGACGGTCGGCTTCCGGTGCGCCTGGGACGTGACCGCATGA
- a CDS encoding carbohydrate ABC transporter permease, which translates to MRGLVRPAQYAALALYILFLGFPLLWLMSASVKSSGELNSLTVSLLPSEWHWENYTEALDKQGLIRSAGNSLVVALASTALAVLIAVPAAYVLARLRGKLRVAGVGWILVSQVFPVVLIILPLFLILRTLGLADNLAGLTLVHTTYMLPFALWMLQGYVAAIPVELEEAGAMDGASRLTVLRTIVFPLLAPGVVATAMFSFVSSWNEFFFALVLLQSPENYTLPITLNMFVGGEGKVALGPLAAGAVLAAIPSIVFFSILRRKLTSGLMAGAVKG; encoded by the coding sequence ATGCGCGGACTCGTGCGCCCGGCCCAGTACGCGGCCCTCGCGCTCTACATCCTGTTCCTCGGATTCCCGTTGCTGTGGCTGATGTCCGCGTCGGTGAAGTCGTCCGGCGAGCTCAACTCGCTGACGGTCAGCCTGCTGCCGAGCGAGTGGCACTGGGAGAACTACACCGAGGCGCTCGACAAGCAGGGCCTGATCCGCTCGGCGGGCAACAGCCTGGTCGTCGCGCTCGCGTCGACCGCGCTGGCCGTGCTCATCGCCGTGCCCGCGGCCTACGTGCTGGCCCGGCTGCGGGGCAAACTGCGCGTCGCCGGGGTCGGCTGGATCCTGGTCAGCCAGGTGTTCCCGGTCGTGCTGATCATCCTGCCGCTGTTCCTGATCCTGCGGACGCTCGGGCTGGCCGACAACCTGGCCGGCCTGACGCTGGTGCACACGACGTACATGCTGCCGTTCGCGCTGTGGATGCTGCAGGGGTACGTCGCCGCGATCCCGGTTGAACTCGAAGAAGCCGGGGCGATGGACGGCGCGAGCCGCCTGACCGTGCTGCGCACCATCGTGTTCCCGCTGCTGGCCCCCGGGGTCGTCGCGACGGCGATGTTCAGCTTCGTCTCGTCGTGGAACGAGTTCTTCTTCGCCTTGGTCCTCCTGCAGTCGCCGGAGAACTACACGCTGCCCATCACGCTCAACATGTTCGTCGGCGGCGAGGGCAAGGTCGCCCTCGGCCCGCTCGCGGCGGGCGCCGTGCTCGCCGCCATCCCCAGCATCGTCTTCTTCAGCATCCTGCGCCGGAAGCTCACCAGCGGCCTGATGGCGGGAGCGGTGAAGGGATGA
- a CDS encoding ribokinase, which produces MTGRVVVVGSANVDLVVDVPRHPHGGETVLGDRLRRSPGGKGANQAVAAAWAGSADTTFVGALGEDEAADLLLVSLGGAGVRTDLVARVDAPTGTAFVTVDPEGENAIVVAPGANHLLRLGARQAERIAEADVVLAQLEIPLDVVTAAAGLRKPGALFVLNAAPSRDLPAELRAAIDLLVVNEHEAADLAGTPEALLDHVPAAVVTLGGDGCLVLQRAREPFRIKGIRVDVVDTTGAGDTFCGVLAAGLARGLDVAEAARLATAAGALAVTLPGAQTAVPSAEEVAVLAAGGTVS; this is translated from the coding sequence GTGACCGGGCGGGTGGTCGTCGTCGGCTCGGCGAACGTGGACCTCGTCGTCGACGTGCCCCGGCATCCGCACGGCGGCGAGACCGTCCTCGGCGACCGGCTCCGCCGCAGTCCCGGGGGCAAGGGTGCCAACCAGGCCGTCGCCGCCGCGTGGGCCGGGAGTGCCGACACCACCTTCGTCGGCGCCCTCGGCGAGGACGAGGCCGCGGACCTGCTGCTCGTCTCGCTCGGCGGCGCCGGCGTCCGGACCGACCTCGTCGCGCGCGTGGACGCGCCGACCGGGACCGCATTCGTGACCGTCGATCCGGAGGGCGAGAACGCCATCGTCGTCGCTCCCGGCGCCAACCACCTCCTGCGCCTCGGCGCGCGGCAGGCCGAGCGGATCGCCGAGGCCGACGTCGTGCTGGCCCAGCTGGAGATCCCCCTCGACGTCGTGACCGCGGCCGCCGGACTCCGCAAGCCGGGCGCGCTCTTCGTCCTCAACGCGGCGCCGTCGCGCGACCTGCCCGCCGAGCTGCGGGCCGCGATCGACCTCCTGGTCGTGAACGAGCACGAGGCCGCCGACCTCGCCGGCACGCCCGAGGCCCTGCTGGACCACGTGCCCGCGGCCGTGGTCACCCTCGGCGGCGACGGCTGCCTCGTCCTCCAGCGTGCTCGGGAACCGTTTCGTATCAAGGGAATCCGGGTGGACGTCGTCGACACGACCGGCGCCGGTGACACCTTCTGCGGCGTCCTCGCGGCCGGGCTCGCCCGCGGTCTCGACGTCGCAGAAGCCGCGCGGCTCGCGACCGCGGCCGGCGCTCTGGCCGTCACCCTTCCCGGCGCGCAGACCGCCGTCCCGTCCGCCGAAGAGGTCGCGGTGCTCGCGGCCGGAGGAACAGTGTCATGA
- a CDS encoding carbohydrate ABC transporter permease, protein MTAPALKERPVRTKAKPTRQRTRRREAIGLVLPSLIPILVLSVAPIVVGIFLAFTDARLVRHPDYAFAGIDNFTKLVDNDLFWDSLRIGMIWTVGVTVLQLAAAMGLALLLDSGLRLQGLTRVLALVPWAMPPVVVAIMWQMIYSANGGPLNAVLGSVGLPDDINWLGDFSFALPAVIVVGVWVGMPQTTVTLLAGLQQIPAELHEAASMDGAGAWRRFTAVTWPSLRPIVTSITSLNFIWNFNSFSLVYVLTAGGPGGKTMVPVLFVYLEAFKNREIGYAAAMGLVLVLVVVLILAVYLRSQFRDDRAGKGR, encoded by the coding sequence ATGACGGCCCCGGCCCTGAAAGAGCGTCCGGTGCGGACCAAGGCGAAGCCGACGCGGCAGCGCACCCGGCGCCGCGAGGCGATCGGGCTCGTGCTGCCGTCGCTGATCCCGATCCTGGTGCTGAGCGTCGCGCCGATCGTCGTCGGGATCTTCCTGGCGTTCACCGACGCGCGCCTGGTGCGCCACCCGGACTACGCCTTCGCCGGCATCGACAACTTCACGAAGCTCGTCGACAACGACCTGTTCTGGGACTCGCTGCGCATCGGCATGATCTGGACCGTCGGCGTCACCGTGCTCCAGCTCGCCGCCGCGATGGGCCTGGCGCTGCTGCTCGACTCGGGCCTGCGGCTGCAGGGCCTGACCCGGGTGCTCGCGCTCGTGCCGTGGGCGATGCCGCCGGTCGTCGTGGCGATCATGTGGCAGATGATCTACTCGGCCAACGGCGGCCCGCTCAACGCCGTCCTCGGCAGCGTCGGCCTGCCCGACGACATCAACTGGCTCGGCGACTTCTCGTTCGCCCTGCCCGCCGTGATCGTCGTCGGTGTCTGGGTCGGCATGCCGCAGACGACCGTGACGCTCCTGGCCGGACTGCAGCAGATCCCGGCCGAGCTGCACGAAGCCGCGTCGATGGACGGCGCCGGCGCCTGGCGCCGGTTCACCGCGGTGACGTGGCCGAGCCTGCGCCCGATCGTCACGTCGATCACCTCGCTCAACTTCATCTGGAACTTCAACTCGTTCTCGCTGGTCTACGTACTCACCGCGGGCGGGCCGGGCGGCAAGACCATGGTCCCGGTGCTGTTCGTCTACCTGGAGGCCTTCAAGAACCGCGAGATCGGCTACGCCGCGGCGATGGGCCTCGTGCTGGTCCTCGTGGTCGTGCTGATCCTCGCCGTCTACCTGCGGTCGCAGTTCCGCGACGACCGAGCCGGAAAGGGGCGCTGA